From the Anguilla anguilla isolate fAngAng1 chromosome 6, fAngAng1.pri, whole genome shotgun sequence genome, one window contains:
- the rnf144ab gene encoding probable E3 ubiquitin-protein ligase RNF144A-B isoform X2 — translation MTTARYRPTWDLALDPLLSCKLCLGEFPLEQMTTITQCQCVFCTLCLKQYVELLIKEGLETAITCPDSACPKQGHLQENEIELMVAAEIMQRYRKLQFEKEVLLDPCRTWCPSSSCQAVCQLQEAEPAGAQLVQCSVCSLEFCSACRAGWHPGQGCQETPPTSSFLSAESSLFYKGDEDDAPIKRCPKCKVYIERDEGCAQMMCKNCKHAFCWYCLESLDDDFLLIHYDKGPCRNKLGHSRASVIWHRTQVVGIFAGFGLLLLVASPFLLLATPFVLCCKCKCSKGDDDPLPT, via the exons ATGACCACTGCCAGGTACCGGCCCACCTGGGACCTGGCCCTGGACCCCCTGCTGTCCTGCAAACTGTGCCTTGGAGAGTTTCCTCTGGAGCAGATGACCACCATCACACAGTGCCAATGCGTTTTCTGTACTCTG tgccTGAAGCAGTATGTGGAATTGCTGATCAAAGAGGGGCTCGAAACTGCTATCACCTGTCCTGACTCTGCCTGCCCCAAACAGGGACACTTACAGGAAAATGAG ATCGAGCTCATGGTGGCTGCAGAGATCATGCAGAGATACAGGAAGCTGCAGTTTGAGAAAG AGGTGCTGCTGGACCCGTGCAGGACCTGGTGCCCGTCCTCCTCGTGCCAGGCGGTGTGCCAGCTGCAGGAGGCGGAGCCCGCGGGGGCGCAGCTGGTCCAGTGCTCCGTCTGCAGCCTGGAGTTCTGCTCCGCCTGCAGGGCCGGCTGGCACCCGGGCCAGGGCTGCCAGGAGACCCCGCCCACCAGCTCCTTCCTGTCCGCGGAGAGCAG CTTGTTCTACAAGGGCGACGAGGACGACGCCCCGATCAAGCGCTGCCCCAAGTGCAAGGTGTACATCGAGCGGGACGAGGGCTGCGCCCAGATGATGTGCAAGAACTGCAAGCACGCCTTCTGCTGGTACTGCCTGGAGTCCCTGGAC gACGACTTCCTGTTGATTCATTACGACAAAGGGCCCTGCCGGAACAAACTGGGGCACTCCAGAGCCTCGGTCATCTGGCACAGGACCCAG GTGGTGGGGATATTCGCCGGGTTTGGGCTCCTGCTCCTGGTCGCCTCgcccttcctcctcctggcCACGCCCTTCGTCCTGTGCTGCAAGTGCAAGTGCAGCAAGGGGGACGACGACCCCCTGCCCACTTAA
- the rnf144ab gene encoding probable E3 ubiquitin-protein ligase RNF144A-B isoform X3: MVAAEIMQRYRKLQFEKEVLLDPCRTWCPSSSCQAVCQLQEAEPAGAQLVQCSVCSLEFCSACRAGWHPGQGCQETPPTSSFLSAESSLFYKGDEDDAPIKRCPKCKVYIERDEGCAQMMCKNCKHAFCWYCLESLDDDFLLIHYDKGPCRNKLGHSRASVIWHRTQVVGIFAGFGLLLLVASPFLLLATPFVLCCKCKCSKGDDDPLPT, translated from the exons ATGGTGGCTGCAGAGATCATGCAGAGATACAGGAAGCTGCAGTTTGAGAAAG AGGTGCTGCTGGACCCGTGCAGGACCTGGTGCCCGTCCTCCTCGTGCCAGGCGGTGTGCCAGCTGCAGGAGGCGGAGCCCGCGGGGGCGCAGCTGGTCCAGTGCTCCGTCTGCAGCCTGGAGTTCTGCTCCGCCTGCAGGGCCGGCTGGCACCCGGGCCAGGGCTGCCAGGAGACCCCGCCCACCAGCTCCTTCCTGTCCGCGGAGAGCAG CTTGTTCTACAAGGGCGACGAGGACGACGCCCCGATCAAGCGCTGCCCCAAGTGCAAGGTGTACATCGAGCGGGACGAGGGCTGCGCCCAGATGATGTGCAAGAACTGCAAGCACGCCTTCTGCTGGTACTGCCTGGAGTCCCTGGAC gACGACTTCCTGTTGATTCATTACGACAAAGGGCCCTGCCGGAACAAACTGGGGCACTCCAGAGCCTCGGTCATCTGGCACAGGACCCAG GTGGTGGGGATATTCGCCGGGTTTGGGCTCCTGCTCCTGGTCGCCTCgcccttcctcctcctggcCACGCCCTTCGTCCTGTGCTGCAAGTGCAAGTGCAGCAAGGGGGACGACGACCCCCTGCCCACTTAA